The proteins below are encoded in one region of Streptomyces sp. NBC_00490:
- a CDS encoding xanthine dehydrogenase family protein molybdopterin-binding subunit: protein MTTAPTARENAVGTAHTRVEGRDKVTGAARYAGEIPFADLAYGWLALSTIARGRIRSIDTADVLAKPGVIAVLHHGNAPRVETGYIGLLGVPDPTATVFQHDRVPHAGWPVALVVAETSEQAREAAEALVVHYEQEPHDVDFTGEHPDAYPIDSHGPGVIEKGDLEAELATSAVVVDAEYTTPEEHHSMMEPHAATARWDGGRLEVVDSNQGTFWVASELAQMFSLDPSAVRVRSEHVGGGFGSKGIRAHQVAAVMAATELQRPVRVVMTRRQMFSLTGYRSPTRQRLRLGADADGRLRALEHRSLSATSTVHEFVESAAGPARTMYGANAHHTANRLVRLDVPTPTWMRGPGEAPGSFALESAMDELAVKCGLDPIELRARNDPETGPVSGLPFSGRNLIACFREGARRFGWADRDPRPGLRREGRWLLGTGTAAASFPAGVGPSTAAVTAEADGTYTVGINAADIGTGARTALTLVAADALETAPENVRVHIGDSDLGPAFIAGGSMGTRSWAWAVTIAAGELRERLALGADIPPEGITVRSDTTEAIGALAQKERHSFGAQFAEVAVDPTTGEIRVRRMLGIFAAGRIVNPLTARNQLVGGMTWGISMALHEEAVRDRALGSHYGADLAGYHVAAHADVPAIEADWIDDPDPDDPVGIKGIGEIGIVGAAAAVANAVWHATGVRHRDLPIRPDRVLTAGVRA from the coding sequence ATGACCACCGCCCCCACAGCACGCGAGAACGCCGTCGGCACCGCGCACACCCGCGTCGAGGGCCGCGACAAGGTCACCGGAGCCGCTCGCTACGCCGGTGAGATCCCGTTCGCCGACCTCGCATACGGCTGGCTGGCGCTGTCCACCATCGCCCGTGGCCGCATCCGCTCCATCGACACCGCCGACGTCCTCGCCAAGCCCGGCGTCATCGCCGTCCTGCACCACGGCAACGCCCCGCGGGTCGAGACCGGCTACATCGGTCTGCTGGGCGTCCCGGACCCGACCGCGACCGTCTTCCAGCACGACCGGGTGCCGCACGCGGGCTGGCCGGTGGCGCTGGTCGTCGCCGAGACCTCCGAACAGGCCCGGGAGGCCGCCGAAGCGCTGGTCGTGCACTACGAACAGGAGCCGCACGACGTCGACTTCACCGGCGAGCACCCCGACGCGTACCCGATCGACTCCCATGGGCCGGGGGTGATCGAGAAGGGCGACCTGGAGGCCGAACTCGCCACCTCCGCCGTCGTCGTGGACGCCGAGTACACCACCCCGGAAGAGCACCACAGCATGATGGAGCCGCACGCGGCCACCGCCCGCTGGGACGGCGGCCGGCTCGAAGTCGTCGACTCCAACCAAGGCACCTTCTGGGTCGCGAGCGAACTCGCCCAGATGTTCTCGCTCGACCCGTCCGCTGTCCGGGTGCGCTCCGAACACGTCGGCGGCGGCTTCGGCAGCAAGGGCATCCGCGCCCACCAGGTGGCCGCCGTCATGGCCGCGACCGAACTGCAGCGCCCGGTCCGCGTGGTCATGACCCGCCGTCAGATGTTCTCCCTCACCGGCTACCGCAGCCCCACCCGCCAGCGCCTGCGGCTCGGCGCCGACGCCGACGGCCGGCTGCGCGCGCTGGAGCACCGTTCGCTGAGCGCCACCTCCACCGTGCACGAGTTCGTCGAGTCGGCCGCCGGCCCGGCCCGGACCATGTACGGCGCCAACGCCCACCACACCGCCAACCGGCTCGTACGACTCGACGTGCCGACCCCTACCTGGATGCGCGGGCCGGGCGAGGCACCGGGGTCGTTCGCGCTGGAGTCGGCGATGGACGAACTCGCCGTGAAGTGCGGCCTCGACCCGATCGAACTGCGCGCCCGCAACGACCCCGAGACGGGCCCGGTGTCCGGGCTGCCGTTCAGCGGCCGCAACCTCATCGCCTGTTTCCGGGAAGGCGCCCGCAGGTTCGGCTGGGCCGACCGCGACCCGCGCCCCGGCCTGCGCCGCGAGGGACGCTGGCTGCTCGGCACCGGCACTGCGGCCGCGTCCTTCCCGGCCGGTGTCGGCCCGTCCACGGCAGCGGTGACGGCGGAGGCGGACGGCACCTACACCGTGGGGATCAACGCCGCCGACATCGGCACCGGCGCCCGGACCGCGCTCACCCTCGTCGCCGCCGACGCCCTGGAGACCGCACCGGAAAACGTCCGCGTGCACATCGGTGACAGCGACCTCGGTCCCGCGTTCATCGCCGGCGGCTCCATGGGCACCCGCTCCTGGGCCTGGGCGGTCACGATCGCCGCCGGGGAACTGCGGGAACGGCTTGCCCTCGGCGCCGACATCCCGCCGGAGGGGATCACCGTGCGGTCGGACACCACCGAGGCCATCGGCGCTCTCGCCCAGAAGGAACGGCACTCCTTCGGCGCCCAGTTCGCCGAGGTCGCCGTCGACCCCACCACCGGTGAAATCCGCGTGCGCCGCATGCTCGGCATCTTCGCGGCCGGCCGGATCGTCAACCCGCTCACCGCCCGCAACCAGCTCGTCGGCGGCATGACCTGGGGCATCTCCATGGCCCTGCACGAGGAGGCGGTCCGCGACCGGGCCCTGGGCAGCCACTATGGCGCCGACCTCGCCGGCTACCACGTCGCCGCCCACGCCGACGTCCCGGCCATCGAGGCGGACTGGATCGACGACCCGGACCCCGACGACCCGGTCGGCATCAAGGGCATCGGCGAGATCGGCATCGTGGGCGCCGCCGCGGCCGTAGCCAACGCGGTCTGGCACGCGACCGGCGTACGCCACCGGGACCTGCCGATCCGCCCCGACCGCGTCCTGACGGCAGGCGTCCGTGCTTGA
- a CDS encoding FAD binding domain-containing protein, whose protein sequence is MREFLYDRAPDVSGALALLDADPDARFLAGGTNLVDLMKTGVERPARLVDVRELPLDDIEVTADGGLRIGATVTNSDLAAHPEVRRRYPALAQAVLAGASGQLRNMATVGGNLLQRTRCGYFTDVTKPCNKRVPGSGCPAIEGEHHNHAILGASEHCVATHPSDMGVALTAFDAVVSYETADGSGEVPLADFYLPVGDTPHRETALPPGALITGVTLPPAPVAARSRYRKVRERASYAFAIGSIAAALDVQDGVVREVRLAFGAVASRPWRASEAERVLTGAPADAATFAAAADAELAAAKPLLHNAYKVTLMRNLVVAVLTELAEEASR, encoded by the coding sequence GTGAGGGAGTTCCTCTACGACCGGGCCCCCGACGTCTCCGGGGCCCTGGCCCTGCTGGACGCCGACCCCGACGCCCGGTTCCTCGCCGGCGGCACCAACCTCGTCGACCTGATGAAGACCGGCGTCGAGCGGCCCGCCCGCCTGGTGGACGTCCGCGAACTCCCGCTGGACGACATCGAGGTGACGGCGGACGGCGGCCTGCGCATCGGCGCGACCGTCACCAACAGCGACCTCGCCGCCCACCCCGAAGTCCGCCGCCGCTACCCGGCGTTGGCCCAGGCCGTGCTGGCCGGCGCCTCCGGTCAGCTGCGCAACATGGCCACCGTCGGCGGCAACCTGCTCCAGCGCACCCGCTGCGGCTACTTCACCGACGTGACCAAGCCCTGCAACAAGCGTGTGCCCGGCAGCGGTTGCCCCGCGATCGAGGGCGAGCACCACAACCACGCCATCCTGGGCGCCTCCGAGCACTGCGTGGCGACCCACCCCTCGGACATGGGCGTCGCGCTGACCGCCTTCGACGCGGTCGTCTCGTACGAAACCGCCGACGGTTCGGGCGAAGTGCCCCTCGCCGACTTCTATCTTCCGGTCGGTGACACCCCGCACCGCGAGACCGCGCTGCCGCCGGGCGCACTGATCACCGGCGTCACCCTGCCGCCCGCTCCAGTGGCCGCCCGCTCCCGCTACCGCAAGGTGCGCGAGCGTGCCTCGTACGCCTTCGCCATCGGCTCGATCGCCGCCGCGCTCGACGTCCAGGACGGCGTCGTACGCGAGGTGCGCCTGGCCTTCGGGGCGGTCGCGTCCCGGCCCTGGCGGGCATCGGAGGCCGAGCGCGTCCTGACCGGAGCGCCGGCCGACGCCGCGACCTTCGCCGCCGCCGCGGACGCCGAACTCGCCGCGGCGAAACCGCTGTTGCACAACGCGTACAAGGTGACCCTCATGCGCAACCTCGTCGTGGCCGTGCTGACCGAACTGGCCGAGGAGGCTTCCCGATGA
- a CDS encoding XdhC/CoxI family protein translates to MLDLAGELHRWIEEGRAFAVATVVAVGGSAPRGPGAALAVDSEGTVIGSVSGGCVEGAVYDLCVQALQDGETVVERFGYSDEDAFAVGLTCGGTIDIMVTPVGPDAAARPVLRAALSAAARDEPAALARVVRGPAELLGAALLVRPGEAGAGPSWQGHGAGSYEGGLGGHAELDRTAAGEARALLDAGRTGTVELSADGSRCPGGVTLLVESSVPPPRMIVFGAIDFAAALVRVGKFLGYHVTVCDARPVFATTTRFPEADEVVVDWPHRYLRGTATDARTVLCVLTHDAKFDVPLLEAALRMPAAFVGALGSRRTHADRERRLREAGLSDGELARLRSPIGLDLGARTPEETALSIAAEIVATRRGGTGTPLTGSGGPIHHGQAPRRPRAPALIEHPAVGAR, encoded by the coding sequence GTGCTTGACCTCGCCGGGGAACTGCACCGCTGGATCGAGGAGGGCCGCGCGTTCGCCGTCGCCACCGTCGTGGCCGTCGGCGGCAGCGCCCCGCGCGGCCCCGGCGCCGCTCTCGCAGTCGACAGCGAGGGCACGGTCATCGGCTCGGTCTCCGGCGGCTGCGTGGAGGGAGCGGTCTACGACCTGTGCGTCCAGGCCCTCCAGGACGGCGAGACGGTCGTCGAACGGTTCGGCTACAGCGACGAGGACGCCTTCGCGGTCGGACTGACCTGCGGCGGGACCATCGACATCATGGTCACCCCGGTCGGCCCGGACGCGGCCGCGCGACCGGTGCTCCGGGCGGCCCTGTCAGCCGCCGCCCGGGACGAGCCGGCAGCCCTCGCCCGCGTTGTACGCGGCCCCGCCGAACTCCTCGGCGCGGCCCTGCTGGTGCGGCCGGGCGAAGCGGGAGCGGGGCCCTCCTGGCAGGGGCACGGGGCGGGCTCGTACGAAGGCGGACTCGGCGGGCACGCGGAGCTGGACCGTACGGCTGCCGGTGAAGCCCGTGCCCTGCTGGACGCCGGCCGCACCGGCACGGTCGAGCTGTCGGCGGACGGCTCGCGCTGTCCCGGCGGAGTGACCTTGCTCGTCGAGTCGAGTGTGCCGCCGCCTCGCATGATCGTGTTCGGGGCGATCGACTTCGCGGCGGCCCTCGTGCGGGTGGGCAAGTTCCTCGGCTACCACGTGACCGTGTGCGACGCCCGCCCCGTCTTCGCCACCACAACCCGCTTCCCGGAGGCCGACGAGGTCGTGGTCGACTGGCCGCACCGCTACCTGCGCGGCACCGCGACCGACGCGCGCACGGTGCTGTGCGTGCTCACCCACGACGCCAAGTTCGACGTACCCCTGCTGGAGGCGGCCCTGCGGATGCCGGCCGCGTTCGTCGGCGCCTTGGGCTCACGGCGTACGCACGCCGACCGGGAACGACGGCTGCGTGAAGCGGGCCTGAGCGACGGGGAGTTGGCGCGGCTTCGGTCGCCGATCGGACTCGATCTCGGTGCCCGCACACCCGAGGAGACGGCCCTGTCCATCGCGGCGGAGATCGTCGCCACCCGGCGGGGCGGGACGGGCACGCCCCTGACCGGGTCGGGCGGACCGATCCACCACGGCCAGGCGCCCCGACGTCCTCGTGCACCGGCTCTCATTGAGCATCCTGCGGTAGGCGCAAGGTGA
- a CDS encoding TetR/AcrR family transcriptional regulator yields the protein MRSDAQRNRERILEVALAELSRAADTPLSAIAKKAGVGQGTFYRNFPNRETLVLELYRHGVQQIADSASELLETREPDRALRAWMDHLAGFAMTKAGLAEAIRQATSSGKATKPGHTPVTDAADLLLRACEEAGTIRPGVTSDDFMLAIAGLWQLAPHDDWQSRATRLLDIVMDGLRAGAPGPQGLPGGSDRL from the coding sequence ATGCGCTCGGACGCGCAGCGCAACCGCGAACGCATCCTGGAAGTGGCTCTCGCCGAACTTTCCCGGGCCGCCGACACCCCGCTGAGCGCGATCGCCAAGAAGGCGGGCGTCGGCCAGGGCACGTTCTACCGGAACTTCCCCAACCGCGAGACGCTCGTCCTCGAGCTCTACCGCCACGGGGTGCAGCAGATCGCCGACTCCGCGTCCGAGCTGCTGGAGACCAGGGAGCCCGACCGCGCGCTGCGGGCGTGGATGGACCACCTCGCCGGGTTCGCGATGACCAAGGCCGGCCTGGCGGAGGCGATCCGCCAGGCCACCTCGTCCGGGAAGGCAACGAAGCCGGGCCACACGCCGGTGACCGACGCGGCGGACCTTCTGCTCCGCGCCTGCGAGGAGGCCGGCACGATCCGTCCCGGCGTCACGTCCGACGACTTCATGCTGGCCATCGCCGGCCTGTGGCAGCTCGCCCCGCACGATGACTGGCAGTCGAGGGCGACGCGCCTGCTGGACATCGTCATGGACGGGTTGCGCGCAGGGGCACCCGGACCCCAGGGCCTGCCCGGCGGATCAGACCGGCTGTAA
- a CDS encoding SDR family NAD(P)-dependent oxidoreductase yields the protein MPTALITGGTTGIGRAAAELLHARGYQVAVTGQDLESLARAQSELPDDVLVVRSDGRVLADTDALMSAVSARFGSLDLPFLNAGIFRRAPVAEVTEESFDEHADLNFKGQYFTLQKALPS from the coding sequence ATGCCTACAGCTCTCATCACCGGGGGGACGACCGGGATCGGCAGAGCGGCGGCCGAGCTGCTGCACGCCCGCGGCTACCAGGTCGCGGTCACCGGACAGGATCTCGAGTCCCTCGCGCGGGCGCAGTCCGAGCTCCCCGACGACGTGCTCGTCGTCCGATCCGACGGGCGCGTCCTCGCCGACACCGACGCCCTGATGTCGGCGGTGTCGGCGCGGTTCGGGTCGTTGGACCTGCCCTTCCTCAACGCCGGGATCTTCCGTCGGGCACCGGTTGCCGAGGTGACGGAGGAATCGTTCGACGAGCACGCCGACCTCAACTTCAAGGGCCAGTACTTCACCCTCCAAAAGGCCCTTCCCTCATGA
- a CDS encoding SDR family oxidoreductase produces MSPGATGTPLLNKLGVPESGRDAMRSMIPFERFGSSQEVAEAVAFLASDAAGYITGQDITVAGGYGLGA; encoded by the coding sequence GTGAGCCCCGGGGCCACCGGCACCCCGCTGCTCAACAAGCTGGGAGTGCCCGAGAGCGGCCGGGACGCCATGCGCTCGATGATCCCCTTCGAGCGCTTCGGATCCAGCCAGGAGGTCGCGGAAGCAGTCGCCTTCCTCGCCTCGGACGCCGCCGGCTACATCACCGGCCAGGACATCACCGTGGCCGGCGGCTACGGGCTCGGCGCCTGA
- a CDS encoding (2Fe-2S)-binding protein: MAPAPPSTSSDITLNINGEKHTLPVDHRTTLLDALRERLDLTGTKKGCDQGQCGACTVLLDGRRAVSCLQLAVAAEGREITTIEGLAEGDRLHPVQQAFLDLDGYQCGYCTPGQICSAIAVIEEHAAGWPSAATDDIRPEAGPPPLSAEEIRERMSGNLCRCGAYVSIVQAVARAAEAKSEEAAA, translated from the coding sequence ATGGCCCCAGCCCCACCGTCTACGTCCAGCGACATCACCCTGAACATCAACGGCGAGAAGCACACCCTGCCCGTCGACCATCGCACCACCCTGCTCGACGCCCTGCGCGAGCGCCTCGACCTGACCGGTACCAAGAAGGGCTGCGACCAGGGGCAGTGCGGCGCCTGCACGGTACTGCTCGACGGGCGCCGGGCGGTGTCCTGTCTGCAACTCGCCGTGGCCGCCGAAGGACGCGAGATCACCACCATCGAGGGCTTGGCCGAGGGCGACCGACTGCACCCGGTGCAGCAGGCGTTCCTCGACCTGGACGGCTACCAGTGCGGCTACTGCACCCCCGGCCAGATCTGTTCGGCGATCGCGGTGATCGAGGAACACGCGGCCGGCTGGCCCAGCGCCGCCACCGACGACATCCGCCCCGAGGCCGGACCACCGCCCCTGAGCGCCGAGGAGATCCGGGAACGGATGAGCGGCAACCTGTGCCGCTGCGGCGCGTACGTCTCGATCGTCCAGGCCGTGGCCCGGGCGGCGGAAGCGAAGTCCGAGGAGGCGGCAGCGTGA
- a CDS encoding TetR/AcrR family transcriptional regulator, whose amino-acid sequence MTPPRSTLRADAQRNREQLIATAAEAFASGRAISLDAIAKRAGVGNATLYRHFPTREDLVEEVYRDQIRPLREDARTLLATKPPAQALHAWMLRFADWAGERRGICEALVAMSASGRFGTGPVCDEVQQVLAMVLEAGATAGELRSDIDPVEVGGILAGLLSVAGAPEQRPQLNRMLDVVVDGLRPR is encoded by the coding sequence ATGACACCTCCACGCAGCACCCTGCGCGCCGACGCGCAGCGCAACCGCGAGCAGCTGATCGCCACGGCCGCCGAAGCCTTCGCGTCCGGACGCGCGATCTCGCTGGACGCGATCGCCAAACGTGCGGGAGTGGGGAACGCCACCCTGTACCGGCACTTCCCCACCCGAGAGGATCTGGTCGAAGAGGTCTACCGGGACCAGATCCGGCCCTTGCGCGAAGATGCGCGCACCCTGCTGGCTACCAAGCCGCCCGCGCAGGCCCTCCACGCGTGGATGCTCCGATTCGCCGACTGGGCCGGTGAACGACGCGGCATCTGCGAGGCCCTGGTGGCCATGAGCGCTTCCGGCCGCTTCGGCACCGGACCGGTCTGTGACGAGGTCCAACAGGTCCTGGCGATGGTGCTCGAGGCCGGCGCCACAGCAGGAGAACTGCGCAGCGACATCGACCCGGTCGAGGTAGGCGGCATCCTCGCCGGTTTGCTCTCCGTGGCCGGCGCACCTGAGCAGCGCCCCCAGCTGAACCGAATGCTGGACGTCGTCGTCGACGGACTCAGGCCCCGCTAA